Genomic segment of Panicum virgatum strain AP13 chromosome 2K, P.virgatum_v5, whole genome shotgun sequence:
taagcaaacacattagttcaagtgttgcgtgtgtcattaatcgccaaaacattatattgaaatatggcatgagaggccattttcgctacagggAAGAACAAGCTATTGGTTAACTAAGGAGAGTAATTTCTTTGTAAACCCTCTTTAGATCAAGATGCAATAGTCTTAGATGCTGTATGGTAGGTTGGCTATGTGCCTTAATGTGTTTCTATTGGCTTGGTTAAGCAAAGATGCTGTCCTACAGAATACTCTTGAAagaaacacacctatatgagcccGACTGTTGAACGTCGCAGTCTATGAGACTTGGGTAATCTCTagcaagctcataaagagaccAGGGAGTATGACGTATATGCTCCACCCGCGGAGTAGGCTACTGGTAGTCGTGTACTGGTTATGACTTTGAGTGAAACTTGTTCGCACcaaacttgcaattcaaggcgtagtccattgttcaagttgtgaataagtgtagcttgaagctctaggtgagagttcaacttaacagtcctcaCCGAAACGCCGGTATATCAAACGGTAGTGAGAAACAGGCAAATCTCTAAATGGGCATTTGAGATCTGGTGGGGgattgttagatttatgggcttgacccatataaataatcctaataaatctcaaagtcccattagcgctaagaggaggtacaccatctattagtcccgtattgctaatggacgagggtgtaggGGGTTTGTCTCCCAATAAATacggaccacctccctcataaAAAAAAGTGCACCATATATCGCTATACGTGGAGTCCCCTaggtttgggaattcataagaagatctaatctgagttagAGTTTTGCCTCCTCTCGCTGCTGCACCGCTaccgtagtcttctccatcccgagtGTCGGCGTGCACCGGTGAatgggagagcaggtctccggaaccttTCGTCTTTGGaatcctgcaccgggagagggcgaataaggtttttgggaagcgcccgGCGCGACTGCTCAATGATCTTCACCACGGCTCACCCTCCGTCTAAGTCTGGTGCTGCGGCGTATCGTCCTCTGTGACGTCATTTGCTGCACTCCGTTCGCAGGACCATCTTCTTCCCGTCAGCGCCGTTCGTCTTTCCGAAGGCTAAAACTCAGTACGTATACTGCTATTTAATCCAGTTCTTTATCATGTTTGCTGAGATAATCATGATCTGGTTGTGTCTTGCTACTAGTATGATAGAGTTATTCATGCTAGATCTAGTCATGGttatgatttatttatttatttcggaATTTAATCATGCAGTTGCCTAATTATTCAACATGGTATTCGTAGGGTGGATGGACACATGATTAGAAGAGGGATAAGAAACTCCACCAACCGACCTACAAAACAGAAAGTGGTAATTCAAATAGATCTCGCTGTCAAGAAATTTTGGATTTTAATTATGATCCTTTGagcatattttaatttttatttgttgtatAAAACTTGCATGTTACATGTAGGTTCTTTCTAAAATGTTTCTTTAAGTTCATAAGTTTGATATAAATATATTTCCAAAAAATGTAAATAAAAAGTcatatatttcaaaaaaaaatcttatagtATATGTCAATATATGTGATGTATATTTTAGTGTAGTAGGTATAAGTTTTATTTAGGATGTAGTGTAACACACCACATAAAACAAAGAGAAATGAGTAGAGACTCCTACCGAGAAACCTACTTGACTATTAGAAAACTGCTACCGATCCTCTTTTAGCCCTTTGCACCTTTCCCACGAGTTTCCTAGGGATCCATTCTATGACGCACACAAGTGAAACATACACATAAACTCTAAACGCATATCCTATAGTGTAAAAACCAAATCGTAGAACGAAAAGAGGACCACACTAAACATGCATACATTTGGTAGCAACCTACATGTCCACTACCCTCCCATTCCATCTAGATACCCCTCGTGCGACCAGTAAATGCTATTTCGTACTCCATTAGTTGAAAATATAGCTTATTTTAATTTTGTTCTTAGTCAAAATTCTCTAATTTAACAAAGTTTATCTATAGTACTAAACAAATGCACAGCCTAACTAGATGTTGTAAATATTAGTGCCTTTTGCTCAGTAAACTTAGTTAACTTAGTTTGACTTGCTATAATTAGAGTGTTGGGGTATCTAATCTTTGTAAGTTATCTAATCTTTGTAACTCTACAAACCATTTAGAGACTCTGCAATGAGCATGGAAAGTGCATAATGTTCCAAATGCGGATACACGCCGTTGTGCCCGTAGCAGAAGCTGAAGCTGGGGAAGTGCCCGCTCGCATGCTTTGTAACGTTGTGTATTGTATTCACCACCATTGGTGCGGCGCGGTGCTGCCACGAGGCCCCGCGACAAATCCTACCCCCGACGGCATCTCCGGCGCTTCGCCCCCCATCCCCTTCCAGCATCCATCCCTACCTCCCTCTTGTAGTCTTGTTTACCGCTGccggccactgccgccgccaccagcaccagcaccgcCCCACCGCGCGCTCGCAGCTGCCAGGGGTGCTAGGTAGCCAGCcggagccgccgctgccgccgcgcccatGGCCTCCGTGGCGGCCACCTCCACGCTGGCCCCGGCCCTCGCCGCTCGACGGCGCCGGGAGCGGCCAGGGATggggccgctgccgctgccgctgccgcagcgCCGGGCCGCGGTCGTGCGGTGCTCGCTCGAAAGCAACGTCTCCGACATGGGCGTCAACGGTGAGGAGCGGCACCCTGCTCGCGCTTCTCTTCTTGGGGCGGTGTGAGTTGAGAGTGGGTTCGTAGACTGTCAATCCTTGTGGAATTCCCAGACCGTAGTTCCAATACTCCCTTGGGTCATAAAAATCTTGTCTTTTTGGGCCTGAATCAAGCctggagttttaatttggctatCGAAAACAGTTTTTGTTCCTTTTGATTTTAGTTCGTAGGTTCATTCACGGTACTGTAATTTCCCTATGCTCTAGAAATATCTTCTGATAATTGAAAACTCTCCTCGTAGTTGTGTTCTGGAGACCGCGCCGTTGTTCTCTTTTGTGACCAAAAGGTGTAGAATTCTGGGTGGTAGATTGCTCCAAGTTTCTAACTTTGTGCTGTCAGCTCTGTTTCAGTTTAAATAGCTTTGGGATGAAATTCCAGGTTGACATGGAAATTTTGAACTGAGATCTTTTCCATGTGTGGCAGCTCCCAAAGGATTGTTCCCACCTGAGCCGGAGCACTACAGGGGGCCCAAGCTCAAGGTGGCCATCATAGGTGCAGGACTCGCAGGCATGTCCACTGCCGTTGAGCTTTTGGACCAGGGACATGAGGTTAGCTGATTGGTTGCCTTCAGAAGAGCTAAATGCTCACTTGTTCAGGGAATATCACTGCCTTTTAATTGTCCTAATTGGGAATGATACGTTTTGCAGGTTGATTTGTACGAGTCCCGGCCGTTTATTGGCGGCAAGGTTGGCTCATTTGTCGATAGGCAAGGAAACCATATCGAGATGGGGCTGCACGTGTTCTTCGGGTGTTACAGCAATCTGTTCCGCCTCATGAAGAAGGTACAGGCATCTTTTACCTTAAGCTCACTAGACACTTGCTGAATTAGTTGTGTACTGTTAGTTTGACTGCCTTACTTAGATAACTCTGAATTAGTTTTTGTTCGAGAAATTTTAAGATTGGATGTCTTCAGAGCTCATCAATCTGCTGATGAACTCATTGTATTTCAGGTTGGTGCTGATAATAACCTGCTGGTGaaggaacacacacacacttttgTAAACAAAGGGGGCGCAGTCGGTGGTATGTTCAGCGCTCATATACTCATCAACCTTGTTGTGGAACAGTGCTCTTGTGCTGCAATATTTTTATTATTCTGAATAGTTTTTGGAATTGCTCTATGCCTATGATAGGCAAAAAAAAGTGCAATTACTTCTAGTGTGTTGAAGTATTAACCAAGTATTCAAGTTTAAAAAGTGAAAATACGATATTGCTTTTGAATGTTCTGCTAAGGGATTTGTTTGTATTTTCTGAGAAATAACAATGCTTGTGCCGCTTGCTGTGGCCTGTGGCACACTATTTACTTAGTCCTTCAGCTGTGATAAGGCATAACATGTCATAatatgatactgcaacttaacTGAACAATGTTTTGTTGTATATTACATGCAGCTTATAATGTATTTTTTCATATTATTTGCATCGGTTTACAGAACTTGATTTTCGGTTCCCGGTGGGAGCTCCATTACATGGTATTCAAGCGTTCCTCCGAACTAACCAACTGAAGGTAAATCCATAATTCATGAATATTATAATCTTCAAGCATTCCTCATTTGTCAGTCTTTTAACAACTACATACtattaattacatagttttcaTTAGACCTTTTAATTGTGAAACATTGAATTATTTGCAGGTGTATGATAAAGCAAGAAATGCAGTTGCTCTTGCGCTAAGCCCAGTTGTTCGGGCTTTGGTTGACCCCGATGGTGCATTGCAGCAAGTGCGGGACTTGGATGATGTAAGTATTCAATGCTTTTATTTAAGATTCATCAGGAGTTTACATCTTGGACATTTGTAGGAGTTTTCATGAAGTATCTTTTTAGAATATGTACCATCGTAACCCAGTGATAgctcttttttttcaatttaaaTGCAAATTTGCCAGTGTACCTTTTTCAGGTAAGTTTCAGTGATTGGTTCATGTCCAAAGGTGGTACTCGGGAGAGCATCACAAGGATGTGGGATCCTGTTGCTTATGCTCTGGGTTTCATCGACTGTGATAATATTAGTGCACGTTGCATGCTTACAATTTTCACTCTGTTTGCCACAAAAACAGAGGCATCTTTGTTACGCATGCTAAAGGGTTCGCCTGATGTTTATTTAAGTGGCCCAATAAAGAAGTACATAACAGACAGGGGTGGTAGGTATGAATGATGACAAAGACAAAATTTTCTTGTGAACGGTCTTTGTCTAGGTACTACCATACATATGAAAACTTATGTCATGTAACAAATCCTTCAGGTTTCACTTAAGGTGGGGATGCAGGGAGGTTCTCTATGAGAAATCACCTGATGGAGAGACCTACGTTAAAGGCCTTCTTCTCTCCAAGGTAAGATTTCTCGTCAGTATATCAGTTTCTGGTTTGCTTGATTATGCAGCTAGATCATAAGTGGAAAATATGACTAACTCTGTAGCCTTAACTATTCTTTATATTTGTATTGATATTTTCATACATCTGGATATTTTTAGGCCACAAGCAGAGAGATAATAAAAGCTGATGCATATGTTGCaggttctttttcttcttccttgtctTTTGTTTCTTGTCTAATTAGCACTTCCAACCATACTCACTTAACTTGGTTTCGATAATTGCACAGCTTGCGATGTACCGGGGATCAAAAGACTACTACCGTCAGAATGGAGGGATTGGGAAATGTTTGACAATATCTACAAGTTGGATGGTGTTCCTGTTGTCACTGTTCAGCTTCGCTACAATGGATGGGTTACTGAACTTCAAGATTTAGAAAAATCAAGGTAGCTGATGCCCCCCTGCATATTTAGTATTTGACTTATTTGGTTTTAGACTGGATAATTTAAAATTCTCACCACTCATATCGGAATGTTTCATGAAGATTACATTTGCTTTATGTAATAGATATTTGTGCAAATGCAAATTGAATTCCTCCATGCTCACTCAGTGATACTTCTCTTATCTTTGATGTAGACAACTAGAAAAAGCGGTCGGTTTGGATAACCTCCTGTACACTCCAGATGCGGACTTTTCCTGTTTTTCGGACCTTGCACTCTCATCTCCTGCTGATTACTACATTGAAGGACAAGGTTCCCTGATCCAGTAAGTCTACAGTTCCATTCTGAATATTTTCTACTTTGGTGGTCTGGAATAGTTTATGAAGATTCAGTGCTCGTGATAGTACTCACTTTTTGACATATCATTTTGAACTTCTTGTTTGTATACATTTTAGCTTGCTAGGTTGCTAGCACATTACAACTTACAACTACTGTGTTTCAACTATCAAATTGATTTCTTTGTGCAAACGTATTCATATTCAACGCTTGATTCATTTGCAGAGCTGTGCTAACTCCTGGTGATCCATACATGCCATTGCCAAATGAGGAGATCATCAGTAAGGTTCAAAAGCAGGTAAGTTTGAAAATAACATCTGTTTTTTTGTATAGTTACTGCTACAACTACTGTGTCTAGTTTGGAAGTACTTAAAAAGATAGTACGAGATTTCTTGTGATTGTATTATGTATTTATATTCTCCCAAGCTCACCTCAATACCAACACATATATGGTTTCCTGCAGGTTGTAGAATTGTTCCCATCTGCCCGGGGATTGGAAGTCACATGGTCCAGTGTGGTGAAAATTGGACAATCTTTGTATCGCGAGGCTCCTGGAAATGACCCATTCAGACCTGACCAGAAGACGCCTGTTAAAAACTTCTTCCTGTCTGGATCTTACACGAAACAGGTATTGTTCATCTACAGGAATCAATGGATCAGGAAATGCTAAAATTTTACCATTTCAAATTTCGGTGTCTGGCTGTCTGCACACCAGGGATTTAATTTTAAGAGATGCTCCTAATTTTGTGCTATGTGTTCAGGACTACATCGACAGCATGGAAGGAGCAACTCTCTCTGGCAGGCGAACCGCAGCCTACATCTGCGGTGCTGGGGAGGAGCTGCTGGCCCTGCGAAAGAAGCTAGTGATCGACGACAGCGAGAAGGCGTTGGGAAATGTCCAAGTCCTGCAGACAAGTTGAGCCTTGCCATCGCACATGCTGGAACAGCCAGATCATATCTTTCTCGATTCTGGTTGCAGGCGACCTCTTGTAAATCCTATTTGAGCATTACATCCGCCGCGGCTTTTCCGGTCCAGATCTGAGAACCAGGTATCTAGGTGGCATACGGGATTACATCAGGCAGTGTGTATGTTAAGCTGGAACTTGATTGATCATTCATCGGGACGATTGATTGCTGATATATACCTACAGCACACACTGTTCTTACGCTTTGCGAGAAAACAGCAAGCGATTATCCGAGGGCAATTGCTGGATGATTTTTATCAAGGTGTGGCTTTTACACACACATATCTTGTTATCAGCTGATTCAGCTCCGGCACTCGTAGCCTTTTCATTTCATCTGAATACTATTGCTGCTAGGCCATGTACAATTGCGGTTTGGTTCATGAAAAATGCTGCTCTAGCCCGGCTGGCCGCTGTGCTGGAAACTGAAACAGGTCACTTTCCTGAGCGTGTCGCTGTGAAGGCCTCACGACCTTCTTTTTAATACAGATacgtagctcttctgcctggaGACATGGTGCAATCACGGAACTGGTGAAATCACCGTGCAATCCGACTAAAAAggtcttcaaaaaattctgaaaaaaatcatgaatatacatctcggtctaccccatctacatataaatttccacgatcaaattcatcttacacttgcagttacaaaaaagacaaattttctgacaatcaGTAACGTTCAAATGCAgcccaaatttgtcttttttgtaacagctagagtaagatgaatttgaccatgaaattttatatgtagatggggtagaccgagatgtacattcatgattttttttagaattttttgaagACCTTTTTAGTCGGATTGTACGGTGATTTCACCAATTCCGTGATTACACCAGATATGTCTCCTCCCTTCTGCCTGTTcgggaaaaaaaaattgaaggtcTCGCGACCTCATGTGGTCTGTGAGACCCTGACGGCCACGAGAGAGCACGAGCTCCTTTGGTTGTGTTTGTTCCCCTGAGCAAGCGGCAGTTGGTGGATGATGGCGCCAAGCCCAGCTGCCGGGCCGGCCCCGGCCTGGCCGTCGAGCAGCCAcctgcggcgcgccggcggcgtcctCCAGCCCATCTCCGGCTCGCGCGTCCCGCTGCAGGGACCgaggcgccgccaccggcgtctCCCGGGCGGCGTCGTTCGAGCTGCGCCGGACGCGCCGCCGGTGGTCAGGGCGGCCGTCGGCGCCGTCACCGAGCTCCTCCGAACCATTGCCCCAAACAAGACGCCCAGGCAAGCTTAGCCTCTCGTTCGTCAGGCTCACCCTCGGCTCTGGGATTTGGATTCCGCAGCATCCAGCATCCATTTTTCTTGGCTCGGGCCGTGCAGGGACGCTGCCGAGCAGGGTGAGGCGCCGGACCCGCCGCCGTGCGGCAGCGTCGAGGATGTGCTCGCCTTGCTCGAAGACGACTACCGGCGCGCCTACTTCCTCACCGGTACGGGTTTTTTCTTGCACCTTGCTGCGTTCTTTCACCAGGGATTTGCTTCGATGATCATGGCGGATTGGCGGCTGATAGATTACAGAGCTGATTGAACCAGATAAAATTGCAAAATTTGATGCATGCGAACAAAGCATGATACGGATTGTTCAGAGAAATGTGCAAGGAAATGATAACCAGCTCCTCTAGCATTGCAGGGGATTTCACTCCGGGCATATACACTGAAGATTGCTTGTTTGAGGATCCGACGATAAAGTTTCGGGGTATGTCTGATGTCtccttttttcttaaaaaagaaaagaaagagttGAGGGGTTTGTGACCACGAGTGCATTATTGTTTCTCATAGGACTATCTAGATACTCTCAGAATCTGGATCTACTAGTACCATTCTTCGACAGCCCTTCGCTTGAGCTCGAGAACATTGAAAAGGTAACAAACGCCATTTGTTGGCTGGAATTCAGAGATTCCTTTGCGGAAACTTTGTTTCTGACTCGCAATTCTGCG
This window contains:
- the LOC120665630 gene encoding zeta-carotene desaturase, chloroplastic/chromoplastic-like; this encodes MASVAATSTLAPALAARRRRERPGMGPLPLPLPQRRAAVVRCSLESNVSDMGVNAPKGLFPPEPEHYRGPKLKVAIIGAGLAGMSTAVELLDQGHEVDLYESRPFIGGKVGSFVDRQGNHIEMGLHVFFGCYSNLFRLMKKVGADNNLLVKEHTHTFVNKGGAVGELDFRFPVGAPLHGIQAFLRTNQLKVYDKARNAVALALSPVVRALVDPDGALQQVRDLDDVSFSDWFMSKGGTRESITRMWDPVAYALGFIDCDNISARCMLTIFTLFATKTEASLLRMLKGSPDVYLSGPIKKYITDRGGRFHLRWGCREVLYEKSPDGETYVKGLLLSKATSREIIKADAYVAACDVPGIKRLLPSEWRDWEMFDNIYKLDGVPVVTVQLRYNGWVTELQDLEKSRQLEKAVGLDNLLYTPDADFSCFSDLALSSPADYYIEGQGSLIQAVLTPGDPYMPLPNEEIISKVQKQVVELFPSARGLEVTWSSVVKIGQSLYREAPGNDPFRPDQKTPVKNFFLSGSYTKQDYIDSMEGATLSGRRTAAYICGAGEELLALRKKLVIDDSEKALGNVQVLQTS
- the LOC120665638 gene encoding uncharacterized protein LOC120665638, which gives rise to MMAPSPAAGPAPAWPSSSHLRRAGGVLQPISGSRVPLQGPRRRHRRLPGGVVRAAPDAPPVVRAAVGAVTELLRTIAPNKTPRDAAEQGEAPDPPPCGSVEDVLALLEDDYRRAYFLTGDFTPGIYTEDCLFEDPTIKFRGLSRYSQNLDLLVPFFDSPSLELENIEKGLRVETKFVKATWKLRTYLRLPWRPLIAIRGNTTYDLNEDYKVVRHSESWDVSALEAISQIFVSAPEQRKGS